In Synechocystis sp. PCC 6714, the following are encoded in one genomic region:
- a CDS encoding YkvA family protein has product MKFSLESLYGWYRQMLQHPRYRWWIVIGSLVYLLSPIDFLPDVFPVVGWIDDGLIATLLVSEISQMVLTSLKNKAVKQEKDFPQEPVVVDVVGQDVAHS; this is encoded by the coding sequence ATGAAATTTTCCCTCGAATCCCTCTATGGCTGGTACCGTCAAATGCTCCAGCATCCCCGGTACCGTTGGTGGATTGTTATTGGCTCTTTAGTTTATCTCCTCAGCCCCATTGACTTTCTGCCTGACGTTTTCCCCGTAGTGGGTTGGATTGACGATGGTTTAATTGCCACTTTGTTGGTGTCGGAAATTTCCCAAATGGTCCTTACTAGCCTAAAAAATAAAGCCGTCAAACAGGAGAAGGATTTTCCCCAGGAACCTGTGGTGGTGGATGTGGTGGGGCAGGACGTGGCCCACAGTTAA
- the purT gene encoding phosphoribosylglycinamide formyltransferase 2 has protein sequence MVNPVALPQTFLLLGSGELGKEFAIAAQRLGNRVIAVDRYADAPAMQVAQQAEVISMLDGEALGAVVKKYQPDWIVPEVEAIRTEKLLELEAQGYRVIPTARATNLTMNRDRIRELAAQQLGVRTARYDYATGLAELERVSRAIGFPNVVKPVMSSSGKGQSVVNSSEGVVQAWQAAIAGARGDQTKVIVEEFIPFELEITLLTIRQWQGETLFCEPIGHRQERGDYQESWQPALLNRGQLTQAQTIAKTVTDALGGAGLFGVEFFITPEEVIFSELSPRPHDTGMVTLISQNLNEFELHLRAILGLPIPRIQQMGPAASAVILAPQAGEKLSYTGLTEALAQPGTDVRLFGKPNARPHRRLGVALAQGESVDQARRLAQTMAEKVIVQTK, from the coding sequence ATGGTCAACCCCGTCGCTCTGCCCCAAACCTTTTTACTACTTGGCTCTGGGGAATTGGGCAAGGAGTTTGCCATTGCAGCCCAGAGATTGGGCAATCGGGTAATTGCAGTGGATCGCTATGCCGATGCTCCGGCCATGCAGGTTGCCCAGCAAGCGGAAGTCATTTCCATGCTAGACGGAGAAGCCCTAGGGGCAGTAGTAAAAAAATATCAGCCGGATTGGATTGTGCCCGAAGTGGAAGCAATCCGCACAGAAAAATTATTGGAGTTAGAGGCCCAGGGTTATCGGGTCATTCCCACTGCCCGGGCTACCAATTTAACCATGAACCGGGACCGCATCCGGGAGTTGGCGGCCCAACAGTTGGGAGTCCGTACCGCCCGTTACGACTACGCCACGGGTTTGGCAGAGCTGGAACGAGTTAGTCGAGCCATTGGTTTCCCGAATGTGGTTAAGCCGGTGATGTCCTCTTCTGGTAAAGGACAGTCCGTAGTCAATAGTAGTGAAGGGGTAGTCCAGGCTTGGCAGGCGGCGATCGCCGGAGCGAGGGGGGATCAAACCAAGGTGATTGTGGAGGAATTTATTCCTTTTGAGTTGGAAATTACGTTGCTAACCATTCGCCAGTGGCAGGGGGAAACCCTTTTTTGTGAACCCATTGGCCATCGCCAAGAACGGGGAGATTATCAGGAATCTTGGCAACCGGCCCTTTTAAATCGGGGACAACTAACCCAGGCCCAGACGATCGCCAAAACGGTTACCGACGCTTTGGGGGGAGCTGGTCTTTTTGGGGTGGAATTTTTTATTACTCCGGAGGAAGTAATTTTTTCTGAATTGTCTCCCCGACCCCATGACACTGGCATGGTGACCCTCATCTCCCAAAATTTAAACGAGTTTGAGCTACATTTACGGGCCATTTTAGGTTTGCCCATTCCCCGCATCCAACAAATGGGGCCCGCCGCAAGCGCAGTCATCCTGGCCCCGCAAGCTGGGGAAAAGCTTAGTTACACGGGACTAACGGAAGCATTGGCCCAACCGGGCACCGATGTGCGTTTATTTGGCAAGCCTAACGCCCGACCCCATCGCCGTTTAGGGGTGGCCCTAGCCCAAGGGGAATCCGTTGACCAGGCTCGACGTTTAGCCCAAACTATGGCTGAAAAGGTAATTGTACAGACAAAGTAA
- a CDS encoding phosphoribulokinase, with the protein MTTQLDRVVLIGVAGDSGCGKSTFLRRLTDLFGEEFMTVICLDDYHSLDRQGRKAAGVTALDPRANNFDLMYEQIKTLKSGQPIMKPIYNHETGLLDPPEKVEPNKVVVIEGLHPLYDERVRELVDFGVYLDISEEVKINWKIQRDMAERGHTYEDILASINARKPDFTAYIEPQKQYADVVIQVLPTRLIEDKESKLLRVRLVQKEGVKFFEPAYLFDEGSTIDWRPCGRKLTCTYPGIKMYYGPDSFMGNEVSLLEVDGRFENLEEMVYVENHLSKTGTKYYGEMTELLLKHKDYPGTDNGTGLFQVLVGLKMREVYEQLTAEAKVPASV; encoded by the coding sequence ATGACCACACAGCTAGACCGCGTGGTTCTTATTGGTGTTGCCGGGGATTCCGGTTGCGGTAAGTCTACTTTCCTACGTCGATTGACGGATTTGTTCGGCGAAGAGTTTATGACGGTAATCTGTTTGGACGATTACCACAGTTTGGATCGTCAGGGTAGAAAAGCCGCTGGCGTCACCGCACTGGATCCTAGGGCTAACAATTTTGACCTCATGTACGAGCAAATTAAAACGCTCAAAAGTGGTCAACCAATCATGAAGCCCATTTATAACCACGAAACGGGCCTGCTGGATCCACCGGAAAAAGTTGAACCTAACAAAGTGGTGGTCATTGAAGGTTTGCATCCCCTCTACGACGAACGGGTGCGGGAACTAGTGGATTTCGGCGTTTACCTCGACATCAGCGAAGAGGTAAAAATTAACTGGAAAATCCAGCGGGACATGGCCGAACGGGGCCACACCTATGAAGATATTTTGGCTTCCATCAATGCCCGTAAGCCTGACTTCACCGCCTACATTGAGCCCCAAAAGCAGTATGCCGATGTGGTAATTCAGGTGCTACCCACCCGTCTAATTGAGGACAAGGAAAGTAAGCTCCTGCGGGTACGTTTGGTACAAAAAGAAGGGGTTAAATTCTTCGAACCCGCCTATCTGTTTGACGAAGGCTCTACCATCGATTGGCGCCCCTGTGGTCGGAAATTGACCTGTACCTATCCTGGTATCAAAATGTACTATGGTCCTGACAGTTTCATGGGCAATGAAGTTTCCCTGCTGGAAGTAGACGGTAGGTTTGAGAACTTAGAAGAAATGGTTTATGTGGAAAACCACCTGAGCAAAACCGGCACCAAGTACTACGGAGAAATGACCGAGTTGCTGCTCAAGCACAAGGACTACCCTGGCACAGACAATGGCACTGGTTTATTCCAGGTGTTGGTTGGCTTAAAAATGCGGGAAGTTTACGAGCAGTTAACTGCCGAAGCTAAGGTGCCCGCTTCCGTTTAA